The nucleotide window ACTGTGGATGTCGTTAATCGATAAAAGCAAAAAAGGATGTTTTTTTGTTTTAGACTCATTCTCAATAATGTATTATGAAGCTAATTTAATCGCTATGATAGTCCTATCTCTATTCTCTCATGAATGTTGAGTTTTGACATCCGTTAAATCACTTTTTTTTTAAAAGAAAATGAAGCCAAATTTTCAGAACATAAAAAAGGTGAATAGTGACACGAAGTAATCTATTCACTATTCACACATGGAGCAAAGATTATGGATTATACATCAAAATTCTAACTCAAAATCTTGATCAAATGGGGAAAATTTAGGAATTAGTCATCGAGGTGAGCAATTTCTTCTATTTCCCGATAAGCTTCTTTTATCCGAGCATAACGGGCTTCTTTGAAGGCTTCAAACGCTTTAACTTCTTCAGGATGGCGTAGTGTCCCACTACCAATCCGAGCGTTAACAATTTCATACCAAACGGGAGGAACATTTTCCGGCTCACTATCACCATTGTGATGATTTTCATGACTTTGGAATTGAGCCGCCTCTGTGGAGGAAGCCATAGCAGTAGTCGAAGATTGTCCCCCAGAAATGGCAACGGAAACCGCGTCAAAGTAGCCCGTACCTACCTCTCTTTGATGACGAGTAGCGGTATAACCCTGTTCCTCGCTGGCAAATTCTGCCTCTTGGAGTTGAGAATAAGCTTCCATGCCGCTATGGGCGTAATGACGAGCTAATTCAAACATACTGTGGTTGAGGCTGTGGAAACCGGCTAAGGTGACAAACTGGAATTTATAGCCCATTGCGCCTAATTCTTTCTGGAATTTAGCAATGGTTTCGTCATCTAGGTTAGCTCTCCAGTTAAAGGAAGGAGAACAGTTATAAGCGAGGAGTTTACCCGGATACTGTTTATGAATTGCCTCGGCAAAGATTCGCGCTTCTTCTAGGTTCGGTTTGGAGGTTTCCCACCAGAGTAAATCAGCGTAGGGCGCATAGGATAATCCTCTGGCGATACAATGATCTAATCCTGACCCTTCCCGTAAGCGATAAAATCCTTCTGGAGTCCGTTCGCCGGTAATAAACGGGCGATCACGTTCATCAATATCACTGGTGATCAGTTTAGCGCTTTCTGCATCCGTCCGGGCGACAATTAAGGTCGAAACTCCCATGACATCGGCGGCGAGTCGGGCGGCGTTGAGGTTGCGGATATGGGCGGCTGTAGGAATTAACACTTTACCCCCTAAATGGCCGCATTTTTTCTCAGAGGCGAGTTGATCTTCGTAGTGTACCGCCGCCGCTCCGGCTTC belongs to Gloeothece citriformis PCC 7424 and includes:
- the aceA gene encoding isocitrate lyase, which codes for MTPFTFENLVSHAPEGRFNGIERHYTPEDVQKLRGSIKIEYTLAQLGANRLWELLHKEDYINALGAVTGNQAMQMVKGGLKAIYLSGWQVAADANLAGTMYPDQSLYPANSGPELCRRINRTFQRADQIHHSEGRNGVNWFAPIVADAEAGFGGPLNSFEIMKAYIEAGAAAVHYEDQLASEKKCGHLGGKVLIPTAAHIRNLNAARLAADVMGVSTLIVARTDAESAKLITSDIDERDRPFITGERTPEGFYRLREGSGLDHCIARGLSYAPYADLLWWETSKPNLEEARIFAEAIHKQYPGKLLAYNCSPSFNWRANLDDETIAKFQKELGAMGYKFQFVTLAGFHSLNHSMFELARHYAHSGMEAYSQLQEAEFASEEQGYTATRHQREVGTGYFDAVSVAISGGQSSTTAMASSTEAAQFQSHENHHNGDSEPENVPPVWYEIVNARIGSGTLRHPEEVKAFEAFKEARYARIKEAYREIEEIAHLDD